The nucleotide window CTTCAAAGTCAGCAGGTGAATTCGCGCTTGCCGGCTAGACGAGCCATCACGCTATATGCAATTGGCCCTGGCCGTTCCTTCTTTACTGGCTCGGCGTGGCATTATCAACCGCGCCCTGCTGCGCGTACGTCGACTCCCAGCCGCCGCCCAGCACCTTGCACAGCGTAATCAGATTGATATCGGCATCGGCATCGCTCTGCTCGAGATCGCTTTGCGCTTTGAGCAACTGCCGCTGTACGTTCAACACATTCAGATAATCGACCGCACCCTGCCTGTATCGCTGTTGAGCCACCGATAACGCCCGCTCGTTCAGGCTCACCACCGCTTTGAGCCGATCGCGCCGCCGTTGTTCGGCGTCGTAGGTGATCAGCGCATCGTCCACCTCGCGCCATGCCTGCAGCACCGTGCGCTTGTACACGATCGCCGCTTCCTGCTGCTGTGCCTCGCGCAGCTCCAGTGTTCCCATGAGCCGGCCACCCTCGAATATAGGCATCATGATCGAAGGGCCGACAACGAACTGCCCCGATGCCCAATTCGCAAGGCTCGACAGCTGAAGGCTTTGAAACCCTGCACTGCCATTCAGCGAAATGCGCGGATAGAAATCGGCTTTGGCCATGCCGATCGCCGCCGTCGCCGCATGCAGCTGAGCATCCGCCCTTCTGATGTCGGGCCGGCGCTGCACGAGCTCCGATGGAAAACCGATCGGTACCTGCCGAGGAAGTTCGGGCACATCGCGCGGCTCGACGAGACGTGCTTTGAGCGCACCCGGTTCCTTGGCGAGCAGTACGCCAATCGCGTTGATCGTGGTTTCCGATCGGGCCTCGAGCGCCGGAATCAGACTTTCGATCGACTCCACCTGGGCCGATGCGTTGGCGACGTCGAGATCGGTCGTCACACCATCGCGTTTGCGTATTTCCGTGAGCTGTGTCGCGTTGCGCGCAATGTCGAGATTCTGTCTGGCTATCTGGAGCAGTGCCTGCGTGTCGCGCAACTCGATGTAGTCCCGCGCGAGCTCGGCGCGTACGGACAACAGCACGGCATTGCGATCTTCATATGACGCAGCCGCAAGCGCCGTCGCCGCCTCGACGCCGCGCCGCACCCCGCCCCAGATATCGAGTTCCCACGAGGCGTCGAAGCCAAACTGGTACAGGTTATAAGCAGGCGAGCCCGATGAACCCGGCAACGGCGCCACGCCAAGCGGTGCGCCGCCGGATGCCGATTGCGGCTGACTTTGCGCCGGACTCACGCCGAGCAGCGAAAGAATGCCGTTCGGGCTTCCCCGTTCGCGGTTATACGACGCCGCCCCGTCCAGAGTTGGATATTGTGCGGCGCCCGCAATGCGCTCTCCGGCCCGGCTTTCCCGCAGGCGCGCCGATGCGGCGGCCACGTCGAGATTCGCGTCGGTCAGTTCCTGCTGCAAAGCGTTCAGCATTGGATCGTCGAAGAGCGTCCACCAATCCGGATTGAATTCCGATTCGACAGCTTTGCTCGTCGCTTGCGCCGTTTGCGCGCGGTCGAATACGTCCGGCGTATGAGCGTGCGGATGTTCGAAGTTCGGGCCGACGAGGCAGCCCGACAGCACGGAGCACAGCAATATCGCGAGCGCCGGCGTGCGGATGGAAAATTCGCTCGCGTTCATTTCTTACCCGCTTCCTCGATCGGCTTGTCGCCACCGCTCGCAACGGTCACTTCCGTCTCGACGGAGAGCCCTACGCTCAATTCCGCAGCCGCTTCCTGTTCCCGATCGATCGTGATTTTCACGGGCACGCGCTGCACGACCTTCGTGAAATTGCCCGTCGCATTATCGGGCGCGATAGGCGCAAAGCTCAAGCCCGTGGCAGGCGCAAGGCTATCGATATGCCCTTGGATGACAACGCCCGGCATGCTGTCGACCTTGATGCGCACGCGCTCGCCCGGCCGCATTCTCGTCAGCTGGTTCTCCTGAAAGTTCGCGACGACATAGGCATCGGACAACGGCACGATCGCAAGCAGCGGCGCACCGGTCGTGACAAATGCCCCAACACGCACGGAACGCCGCCCGACCTTGCCGTCGACCGGCGCGTGAATTTCCGTGTACGAAAGATTGAGCCGAGCCTGTTCGAGCACGGCTTGCGCATGAGCCAATGCACCAGCAGCCTTGTCGCGCTGCGTACGCAACACCTCCAGGTTTTGCCGGGTCGCAAGCAACGCGGCTTCATCATGCGACTGCCGCGCGAGTTGTTCAGCGAGCGTGCTCGACGCATGCTGCTGCTCCTGCGTCGTACCCGCACCCGACTGCGACAGATCCTGGTAGCGCGCGGCGTCGGCGCGCGCGAACTGGATCGCCGCATCGTCGGCGCGAAGCGTTGCTCGCGCCTGATCGACAAGCGACGGCTGCCGCGCGATCTCGGCGTCGAAGTTCGCGACCGCTGCTTTTGCCGCGGCTACATCGGCTTCGGCGCTCATCAGCGCGGCGCGAAAGTCGCGGTCGTCGATACGCACGAGCAATTGCCCGGCCTTGACGCGCTGATTGTCTTCCACCAGTACTTCCGAAATCTGCCCGGCAATACGCGGCGCCACGAGCGTGAAATCGGCCGTCACGTAGGCATCGTTGGTCGATTCCGTGCTCGAGTCCGCAAGAAGCGTCGTGCAACCCCATGCCGCGACGCCAAGCACGACCACACACATGGCAACGCGAATCGTTTTTCGAGGAAAATTCATGACAGTTGACATATATCGACGTTTCAGCGGGAAGAAGGCTGCGTAGTGCTCCACGGCGGATAGATACGCACAGGCAAAACCGGAACAAGCACAAGAAGGAAAACCGCGACACCCGCCATGAGCCGGTAGAGGTCGGCCGAGGTCAGCACCACGGCCTGTTCGTGGATCCGATGGGAGAGTTCGCCGAGACCATGCGCGGCGTCGACGCTCTCGCTCGTCACCAGCATGTTGTTGCCCACGTGGTCGACGAGCATGCTCGAGTGAAAATGCTCGCGCGCCGTACCGAAACCTTCGATCAGACCCGTTGCAACCGCCGCGGAGAAAGTTTTCAGCGAATTGAACATCGCCGAGGCAAACGGACCTTCGGTTGGCGGCAAGCCTGTCGTGACACCCATCAGAATGCACATGATCACCATCGGTTGCGCCGCGATCTGCAACGACTGCAGCCAATAGAAGTTCTCCCGCACCCAATCGGATGTGACGAAGCTGCCCATGATGCACGTGGCCGCCATCAACGAAAGACCCATGGCCATGACCCAACGGAAGTCCACGCGCCGGACGTTCAGCACGGCCGCCGTCAACGGCAGTGCAAGCAGTAGCGGAACAGCCACCAGCAACGCCAAAGGCGTTGTTTGCAGCGGTCTGTAACCATGAATTTTCGCGAGATATTGCGCAGGTATCACGGCGACGCCGGTCAACAGCACGACGGCGCCGAACAGCGTGGTCAGTCCATGCGTGAAATTCCGGCGCGACAGCAATTGCAGCCTGAAAAACGGAAGCGGGTGATACCACTCGTTGACAAGGAACGCTACGAGCAACAGCGCACCTCCATAGAGCATCACGCAGATAAAGTCCGAGTTAAGCCAGTCGAGGCGGTCCCCCTGCAAAAAGCCAATCACGAGCATTGCGATGGCCGGCAACCCGGTACAGAATCCGCTCCAGTTGAATGAGCGGAATCGATCGATTTTCAGAGGTTCCTCAGGAAGCCCGAGATGGATCGCGAAACAGCACACGACGCCTAGCGGCACGACTTGCCAGAATGCCATCCGCCAATTCACATACTCGGTCCATAAAGCCGTAAGCGGTGTACCGAGCGCGGGACCAAAGGTTGCCGTGAGCGCGTAGCCGGCAAGCCCATATAGCTTGATTTTTGGCGGCAGATAACGCAGCGCCACGATGATCAGCATCGGCGGCAGGCATCCGCCGGAAATGCCTTGCCATACACGCAACGTATAAAGCGCGGGCAGATTCGGTGCAAGCGGACACAGCACGCCAAAGAGCATCGTGGCCAGCATGGCGCCTATCGCGAATCGCTTCAGCGTGAACGTCACGCCGAACCACGGTGCAAACACCATGGCGGAAACATTGGCTGCCTCGAACAGAACCGTGAGCCAGCTGCCGTCGTCGTGCCCGATCGAGAGCGCACCGCGAATGTCCGTCATGGCCTGTGCCGTGACCTGCTGGTTCAGGATCGCCGATAGCGAAGCGAGCAGCATGCCGATCAGCCCTGTGGCAAGACGCAGCGTCAGCACCGGCTGTGCAGGCTTCGGCTGTGCCGGAGGGTCCACGGGCAGCCCGGCAGACGGCGACAACGATCGCTCGGGCATCTCGTTGTCCGTTCCAGTTTTCCATGGGTTGACGGTGGTGTTCATGAGCGTCGACGCCGCAGTGATAGCCGTTGAATTTTAGAAGAGGAAATCGAAATGATTGAAGCCGGCATGGGCCCGGTTTCAGGCCGATCTGTTCGTCAATCTGGCCAAAACCGTCTTCACGTGCGTGACAGTTGACGGGTCGGGCAGTGCCTGTTTGCCGGCCAGTATCGCGAACGGTTGCGCTATGCCGTGCGTTGCTTCTCATCGAAGTATTGCGGCGCCTCGCGACGATCGAACATCCCATACTCGCGAACGATGCGAACCTGCCGCAGACGCACTCCATCGGGCAGCGTCGCGCGGCGCGCGAATGCTTCGGCCGCGTCCAGGTCTTTCCATGTCACCACGGCGATCACATCGCCCGGCGTCAATAACGCATCGAATGCGTCCCATGCGACGAGGCCTGGCGCGCGCGGATCGAACCCTAGCGATCGCGCAACCGCTTCTGCGCCGGCCTGCCTGACCCATTCCGGCGAACGCTTCGCGTCGAGCAGCATGACCGCCTTGCCGGCTCCGGTCTCGGTCACGTCGAGTCGCTGCTCCTGCAACGTGTGACCCGCGGGAATTCGAGTATCGGCGACGACCTGGCCGATACGCAGCCGATAGTCGGCGAAGACGCGCTCGCGCGCCGCTTCCTGCACCTTGTGGTGTTTTGTCGAGACACGCCAGCGCACGAGCGATTTCTCGTCGCGCCAGCTCGACAGCGAGAGAAGCCATGCCTCTCGCGTCAGACTCGCGTAACGCGTGTTGTCGATAAAGCCGTCGGTTGCTTCGAGCTCGGGGCGAAGCATCTTTGCCATGCCGAGATAGGCGTCGAACTGCTCGGCATAGGGATTGACTTCAAGCATTGCAGCGAACATGGAACAGACTCCTTGATCTGGTTAGGTATGCTGATATCGCGTATCGCATCGCGGCTTGATTTATTGTCGGCGATGGTCGGCGATACTTAAAGCCAAAGGAGTCTGGCAATCGGGCCAATCAGTGCGCGAAATTTGCCAACGCAAATATTCGAAACTTCGATCAGGCCGCTCTTTAGATGGATTTCCAATTGGCCATCTTTATACGTTCTCGGGCCAATCGTCCGGATGCGGCACCGGCATGCATGACAGCACGCTTACAATCGATAACGGTAAATGCATGGGAAGGCTGGGTAGCGGGATGGACAGATTACGCGAGATGGAGGTGTTCGTTGCCATCGTCGATCGAAGCAGCTTCACCGGCGCGTCGGAGAAACTCGGCATGTCGGCCCCTGCGGTTTCACGCGCGCTGACCTCGCTCGAAGCGCGCCTCGGCACGCAATTGCTGACGCGAACCACGCGCTCGATCCGCCCGACGGAAGCAGGCATGTCGTACCTCGATATGTGCCGCCGCGTCCTCGATACGATCATCGATGCGGAGGCGAACATATCGGTCGACCAGAACAACCCGGTCGGCACGCTAACGGTCTCGGCTCCCGTGCTGTTCGGCCAGCGATTCATCGCACCGCTCGTCAACGCCTATGCGCGCCGCTATCCGGACCTCAACATCAACGCGGTCTACGACGATCGCACGACGCGCCTTCTCGAAGACGGCGTGGACATCGCAATCCGCATTGGTCATCTCGGAGATTCGTCGATATTCGCCGTGCCGTTGGGCTTTGTCCGGCGCCGGACGTACGCGGCTCCCGCCTATCTGGCCACGCATGGGGAACCGCTTCACCCAAGAGACCTCGCCGATCATCGATGTGTGTCTTTTACCGGTGTTACGCATCCGTTCGAATGGCTGTTCTATGAAAATGGATTGCGGGTACCGGTCCGGCTTCAGCCGAAGATGATCGTCAATCTCGCGCCCGTAGCGGTGGCGGCGGCCGTCGACGGTGCGGGAATCACGCAGCTGTTCTCGTACCAGGCGGCACCCGAGGCGCTGGAGGGAAATCTGCAGCCCGTCCTCACTGCCTTCGAACCCGAGTCGACGCCAGTCAATCTGCTCCATGTCGAGCGCCGTGGCGCGAGCGGCAAGGTTCGCACCTTCGTCGAGTTCGTTACCGAGACATTGCGTAGAAATGTGCACCTTCAGTACGCGGGCAATGCGGACCCTATCGATGGCGCTGCCAGCGATTCTGCCGTCGCAACGCCCGTTACAACCCGCCGCAAGGTCGCAAAGCGCGCAAAGAAGGAAGCCGGCGTCGCTACGCAATAGCAGAATGCGTGGACGCAGCCGCGAGCTGAAGCTCGCGATAAGCGCTAACGAGCGCGTCGAGGCTGAATGCGCGGTTCAGGCCGCTAGGATTCGGCAATACCCAGACACGCGCACCGCCGAATGCAGCCGATTGCAAGCCCCATTGAATGTCACGCGTGCCGGACATGGCAGAAAACGCCATTTTCCCGAGAAACGCGATGTATCTCGGCGCATACCGTCCGATCTTCTGTTCGAAGTCGAGCGTAGCTGCTTTGATCTCGGCTAGCGAGAGATCATTCGCGCGGGCCGTTGCACGCGAAATTGCAGTTGTCAGGCCATAACCGTATTGCAGCAAGGTACGGTCGTCTTCAGGACGAAACTGTTCCGGCGTAAAGCCTGCGCGATGCATGACGCGCCAGAAGCGGTTGCTGTGGCCTGCGAAGTGGCGGCCCGTCGACGCCGCCAGCAAGCCCGGGTTGATCCCGCAAAAAACGACCGATAAGCCGGGCGCAAGAATATCCGGAAGACTTTGAAGAGAAATGGAGGAAGACATCGATCTGGACTTTTCTCCCGAACTTAAGCCATTTCTTCTTCGAGGTTCGACACGACTCGCTCGCCGGCGCTGTTGCAAGTCCACGGCTGTCGATCCTCGGCATCGCCACGGAATCGCTGCCGATATTGCCTGGGCGTCACGTCAAGCCGCCGCGCAAATGTCGTGCGCATATGCGTCGCACTATGAAAGCCGCATTTGAACGCGACCGTCTTGAGCGGAGCATCCGTTTCTTCAAGCATCTTTCTCGCGGCATCCACGCGCACCTGTTCGACAAATGCGGACGGCGTGACCTTCGCGTATTTCGCAAAGAGCCGCGAGAACGTACGCCGGCTCACGGAAACGGCCTTCGCCAGCTGTTCGATCGATAGCGTATCGGCCAGATGCTCGGTCACATACCGGTGCACCTTGCCGATGATCGGATCCTGGCCTTTGCGTATGCCAATGTATGGGCTGTACTGAGATTGCCCGCCTTCTCTCTGGATATAGACGACAAGGCGTTTTGCCACGCGCACCGCGATCTCGTGGCCGCAGTCTTCGGCCACGAGCGACAGACACAGATCGATGCCCGCCGTGACGCCGGCCGACGTGAACAGACGCCCATCACGCGTGAATATACGGTCGGGCTGCACGTGCGCGTGCGGAAAGTCGTCGGCGAGACGCGCTGCTTCAGCCCAGTGCGTGGTCGCTTGCTTGCCGTCGAGCAGGCCGGCGCGGCCGAGCACGAACGCGCCGTTGCAGACGGAGCCATATCGCGCGGCGCCGCGCGCCTGACTTTGCAGCCACGCCAGCAATTCGGGCCGTGGCCGGTAATCGGGCAGCCTGGGGCCGCCCGCGACGATAAGCAGATCTGCCTGAATGTCGAAATCCGCGTAGCCAAAGGGTACCGACAGTTGCATGCCGTTTGCGCTGGTGACATAGCCGGCCTGCGCGCCGACGAGCGCAACCTGATATTTCCGATGTTCAGGAAGAAGCGTATTGGCTTCGGCAAACACGTCCATGGGGCCTGCGACGTCTAGCGCTTGCACACCATCGAACACAACAATGGCGACTTTCATTGATCTGACCTTCTTCAAGTACAGCGAACTCTTTTGGGTACCGCGGCTCATCGTCCGATCGCTCTATTTCGATTCATCGCGATATGCCGTGTAGCGAGCGATGGCCCAGATTACCTCAATGCCTGCATAACTAGCACACCCGTTCCGTTAACTGACTCTTGCGTCGATGTAACAAGTGAGAAGCGCCGCGCAATGTTGCGATGCATCGCGAACGCGAATGCGGGCCTTGGATCGTCGTGTCCTGGAAGCCGCCCATTTTGGCCAGCGAAGCGCCTCGACGGAACGCCACGCAGTTTCGATCGTTGGCAGAATTATCGTCACCAAACCCTCGCAATTCTTCCGGAAGCACATCAACGAGATGTCAGATGGACCGGCTATACGGAGAACCGCCGAAACAGCCGTCCATAAGCTGGTGCCGAACATACGCTGTTCCCGAGTTGAAAGGGATATCAACCTTTGAGCCCGGCGCCGAAACGATCGGCGCCCTTTCCGTACGCGTTTGCGTGCGAGTTTCAGTGCGAGATTCAGCCGTGAACCAGAACCCGAACGTCGCCCCACATGCCATGCCGACATCGCCGGAAGCCGGCAGATCCATGTCGGGCGCCGACATCATCCTGCGCGTGCTTAGCGAACAGGGAGTCGACACCGTATTCGGCTATAGCGGCGGCGCGATCCTCCCGACCTACGACGCCGTGTTTCGCTTCAACGAAATGGTTGAACAACGCCCTGAACGCCAGATCAAGCTCGTCGTGCCGGCTAACGAACAGGCCGCGGGCTTTATGGCCGCCGGGTATGCACGCGCAAGCGGAAAGGTCGGCGTGTTCATGGTCACGTCGGGGCCTGGTGCAACGAATGCGCTGACGCCGATCGCGGATTGCAACGGCGATTCGGTGCCCGTCGTGCTGATTTGCGGACAGGTGCCGCGTGCCGCGATCGGGTCCGATGCGTTCCAGGAGGCGCCCGTCTTCAACATCATGTCGGCGTGCGCAAAGCAGGTCTTTCTGGTGACGGACCCGGCCAAACTCGAGGAGACGCTAAGAACTGCATTCGACATCGCGCGAACCGGCCGACCGGGCCCTGTCGTGGTCGACGTGCCGAAGGACATCCAGAACTGGCAAGGAACCTATAAAGGCCACGGCACCTTGCATTTTCGCGGCTACTCCGACCGCCTGCGCATGGTGGCGCGGGGCGCCCGGCTCAAACCGGGCAAACGCGCGGAATTCTTCGAGCTTCTTGCACAAAGCGAACGGCCGTTGCTGTATGTAGGCGGAGGCGTGATTGCGGCAGGTGCCGCCGCCGAACTGCGCGAGTTTGCCGAGCGCTACAAGATTCCTGTCGTCACCACGCTGATGGCGCTCGGCGCGTTGCCGACCAGACATCCGCTTCGCCTCGGCATGCTTGGCATGCACGGCGCCGCCTGCGCGAACTATGCGGTTGAAGATTGCGACTTCCTGATCGCAGTCGGCGCGCGATTCGACGATCGCGTGGCCGGCGGACGTCCTCACGCGTTCGCGCCTCGCGCGCGGCACGTTGCGCATATCGATATCGACGCAGCGGAGATCAACAAGATCAAGCGCGCGGACTGGGCGCATGTCGGCGATGCCAGAGATACCTTGCTGTCTCTGATGGAAGAAAGCCCTGCCGTACGGTCGCCTGTAGCGTGGCTCGAGCATATCGCCGAACTGAAGCTCACATATGGCATGAACTACGACCGCAACAGCGCGCTCATTCAACCGCAGTTCGTCGTCGAGAAGCTTGGCGAAATGACCGGCGGGCGCGCGATCGTCACCACGGGTGTCGGTCAGCATCAGATGTGGGCCGCGCAATATTTCGACTTCATCGAGCCGCGAAGCTTCCTGACGTCGGGCAGCATGGGGACGATGGGTTTCGGGCTGCCGGCAGCCATCGGTGCGCAATTCGCGCGACCGGACGCGCTCGTGATCGACATCGATGGCGACGGCAGCATCCGCATGAATGCCGGCGACCTCGAAACAGCCACCACGTACGGCGTGCCCATCAAGGTTCTGCTGCTCAACAATCTCGGCGACGGGATGATCCGGCAGTGGCAGCGCCTCTTCTACGAAAGTCGCTTTTGCGTCAGCGACAAGGCGCTGCATAGCAAAGACTTTGTCATGTCGGCAAAAGCCGATGGCTTCGCCTTTGCGCGCCGCGTCGAAACAATCGGAGAGCTCGAAGGGAGTCTCCGGGCATTCGTCGAATTCGACGGGCCTGCGTTTCTCGAAGTGATGATCGATCAGAATGCCGATGTCTTCCCGATGGTCGGGCCTGGCCAGAGCTACCCGCAGATGGTCACAGGACCGTTCATCCCATCGAGGCCGCTGCTCGAGAGGGCGCCGCACGAGGCCGGGCGCCGGCAGACCGCCTCGGACATGTTCTAACCAGGCGGTGCCCCATGATCGACGTAGACAGAATTCACAAGGTACTGGCGCATCCGTTGCGGCGCGAGATTCTGATGTGGTTGAAAAGCCCAGGCCTGCATTTCCCGCAGAATCGCTCTCGTCATCCGGATAGCGTCTCGATCGGCACGATCCACGCGCGCACGAAGCTGTCGCAATCGACGGTTTCCGCGCATCTTGCGATGCTGACGCAAGCCGGCCTCCTGAGAATGCATCGTGTCGGGCAATGGGTGTATGTATCCCGCGACGAGGAGACGATCCGGCGATTCGTCGCACAGCTCGCGAATGAGCTCGAGTAGCGTAATCGCGTGCGGAGTACGCGTGTGATCCCGCTTTGGCGCGCCGCTTTGGCGTACGCTAGCCCGACGATGACGCCGCAGCGGCCGCCCTGCCGCGCAGCCAGTTCATCGCCGTGAAAAGCAGCGTCGCAAACACGATCAGCACGGTCGCCACCGCGAGAATCGACGGGTTGATCTGGTCGCGAATGCCACTCCACATCTGCCTCGGCACCGTGCGTTGGTCGGGGCCGCCGATAAACAGAATGACGATCACCTCATCGAACGAAGTGGCGAATGCAAACACACTGCCCGTCGCGACGGCCGGCGCGATCAGCGGCAATGTGACGCGGCGGAACGTCGTCCATGGGCGCGCTCCGAGCCCGGACGCGGCGCGCAGCAGGCTTTGGTCGAACGAAAGCAGCGAGGCGGTCACCGTGATCACGACAAACGGCGTGCCGAGCGCTGCGTGCGCGAGGATCACGCCCAGATATGAATTCACGAGGCCGAGCGGCGCGAAGATCAGATAAAAGCCGGCTGCGACCACGACGATCGGGATGATCATCGGCGAGATCAGCATCGGCATGATGATCGCGCGAAACGGAAACACCGAACGGCTCAAGCCTAGCGCCGCGAGCGTGCCGAGGCAGGTCGCGATCAGTGTCGCAACCGCGCCGATGCCGATGCTGTTCGCGAATGCCAGTTGCCAGTCATGCGAGCCGAACGCCTGCGCATACCAACGCAGCGAAAAGCCCTCCATCGGATATGAAAAGAACGAACCCGAATTGAACGACAGCGGCACGATCGCAAGAATCGGCGCGACGAGAAACAGGAAGATCACGGCGCAATGCACGCGCAGCCATCCGCTTGCAATTCGCTCCGACAGCATCCGGTTACCCTGGGCTTGCATGCTGGCCTCCGTTAGCCGAATCGCAACCGGTCGATGCCGACCAGCCGGTTGAACACGAAATAGAACACGGCCGTGAAGATCACGAGGTAGCACGACAGCGCGCCCGCAAGCCCCCAGTTCAACAGTTCGTTCGTTTGCATCGCGATCAGTTGGCTGATCATTTCGTCGCCGGCGCCGCCAAGCAGTGCGGGCGTGATGTAGTAGCCGAGCGCGAGCACGAAGACCAGAAAACATCCCGCGCCGACACCGGGCAGCGTCTGCGGAACATAGACACGCACGAAAGCGACGGCCGGATGCGCGCCGAGCGACTGCGCAGCGCGCACATACACCGGCGATACGCCTTTCATCACCGAATAGATGGCGAGAATCATATAAGGCAGCAGGATGTGCGTCATGCCGATCAGCACGCCCGTACGGTTGAAGATCAGCGACAACGGATGGTGCACGATGCCGAGGTTCATCAGCGCGGCGTTGATCACACCCCCGGGTTGCAACAGCACATACCATGCGGTCGTACGCACGAGCAGCGACGTCCAGAACGGCACGATCACGAACAGCATCAGGCGGTTGCTTTGCCTCGGCGGCAGCGTTGCAAGCAGATACGCGACCGGATAACCGAGCAGCAGGCATAGCAGCGTAACCGTCGCGCTGATCTGCACCGTGCGCAGGAACGCGGCGCGATAGACCGCGCTATCGGCAGGTACCTCGCCGACCGATCCGT belongs to Paraburkholderia sp. SOS3 and includes:
- a CDS encoding efflux transporter outer membrane subunit, which translates into the protein MNASEFSIRTPALAILLCSVLSGCLVGPNFEHPHAHTPDVFDRAQTAQATSKAVESEFNPDWWTLFDDPMLNALQQELTDANLDVAAASARLRESRAGERIAGAAQYPTLDGAASYNRERGSPNGILSLLGVSPAQSQPQSASGGAPLGVAPLPGSSGSPAYNLYQFGFDASWELDIWGGVRRGVEAATALAAASYEDRNAVLLSVRAELARDYIELRDTQALLQIARQNLDIARNATQLTEIRKRDGVTTDLDVANASAQVESIESLIPALEARSETTINAIGVLLAKEPGALKARLVEPRDVPELPRQVPIGFPSELVQRRPDIRRADAQLHAATAAIGMAKADFYPRISLNGSAGFQSLQLSSLANWASGQFVVGPSIMMPIFEGGRLMGTLELREAQQQEAAIVYKRTVLQAWREVDDALITYDAEQRRRDRLKAVVSLNERALSVAQQRYRQGAVDYLNVLNVQRQLLKAQSDLEQSDADADINLITLCKVLGGGWESTYAQQGAVDNATPSQ
- a CDS encoding HlyD family secretion protein — translated: MNFPRKTIRVAMCVVVLGVAAWGCTTLLADSSTESTNDAYVTADFTLVAPRIAGQISEVLVEDNQRVKAGQLLVRIDDRDFRAALMSAEADVAAAKAAVANFDAEIARQPSLVDQARATLRADDAAIQFARADAARYQDLSQSGAGTTQEQQHASSTLAEQLARQSHDEAALLATRQNLEVLRTQRDKAAGALAHAQAVLEQARLNLSYTEIHAPVDGKVGRRSVRVGAFVTTGAPLLAIVPLSDAYVVANFQENQLTRMRPGERVRIKVDSMPGVVIQGHIDSLAPATGLSFAPIAPDNATGNFTKVVQRVPVKITIDREQEAAAELSVGLSVETEVTVASGGDKPIEEAGKK
- a CDS encoding MFS transporter, whose protein sequence is MPERSLSPSAGLPVDPPAQPKPAQPVLTLRLATGLIGMLLASLSAILNQQVTAQAMTDIRGALSIGHDDGSWLTVLFEAANVSAMVFAPWFGVTFTLKRFAIGAMLATMLFGVLCPLAPNLPALYTLRVWQGISGGCLPPMLIIVALRYLPPKIKLYGLAGYALTATFGPALGTPLTALWTEYVNWRMAFWQVVPLGVVCCFAIHLGLPEEPLKIDRFRSFNWSGFCTGLPAIAMLVIGFLQGDRLDWLNSDFICVMLYGGALLLVAFLVNEWYHPLPFFRLQLLSRRNFTHGLTTLFGAVVLLTGVAVIPAQYLAKIHGYRPLQTTPLALLVAVPLLLALPLTAAVLNVRRVDFRWVMAMGLSLMAATCIMGSFVTSDWVRENFYWLQSLQIAAQPMVIMCILMGVTTGLPPTEGPFASAMFNSLKTFSAAVATGLIEGFGTAREHFHSSMLVDHVGNNMLVTSESVDAAHGLGELSHRIHEQAVVLTSADLYRLMAGVAVFLLVLVPVLPVRIYPPWSTTQPSSR
- a CDS encoding antibiotic biosynthesis monooxygenase family protein encodes the protein MFAAMLEVNPYAEQFDAYLGMAKMLRPELEATDGFIDNTRYASLTREAWLLSLSSWRDEKSLVRWRVSTKHHKVQEAARERVFADYRLRIGQVVADTRIPAGHTLQEQRLDVTETGAGKAVMLLDAKRSPEWVRQAGAEAVARSLGFDPRAPGLVAWDAFDALLTPGDVIAVVTWKDLDAAEAFARRATLPDGVRLRQVRIVREYGMFDRREAPQYFDEKQRTA
- a CDS encoding LysR family transcriptional regulator; protein product: MDRLREMEVFVAIVDRSSFTGASEKLGMSAPAVSRALTSLEARLGTQLLTRTTRSIRPTEAGMSYLDMCRRVLDTIIDAEANISVDQNNPVGTLTVSAPVLFGQRFIAPLVNAYARRYPDLNINAVYDDRTTRLLEDGVDIAIRIGHLGDSSIFAVPLGFVRRRTYAAPAYLATHGEPLHPRDLADHRCVSFTGVTHPFEWLFYENGLRVPVRLQPKMIVNLAPVAVAAAVDGAGITQLFSYQAAPEALEGNLQPVLTAFEPESTPVNLLHVERRGASGKVRTFVEFVTETLRRNVHLQYAGNADPIDGAASDSAVATPVTTRRKVAKRAKKEAGVATQ
- the mug gene encoding G/U mismatch-specific DNA glycosylase, with the translated sequence MSSSISLQSLPDILAPGLSVVFCGINPGLLAASTGRHFAGHSNRFWRVMHRAGFTPEQFRPEDDRTLLQYGYGLTTAISRATARANDLSLAEIKAATLDFEQKIGRYAPRYIAFLGKMAFSAMSGTRDIQWGLQSAAFGGARVWVLPNPSGLNRAFSLDALVSAYRELQLAAASTHSAIA
- a CDS encoding GlxA family transcriptional regulator gives rise to the protein MKVAIVVFDGVQALDVAGPMDVFAEANTLLPEHRKYQVALVGAQAGYVTSANGMQLSVPFGYADFDIQADLLIVAGGPRLPDYRPRPELLAWLQSQARGAARYGSVCNGAFVLGRAGLLDGKQATTHWAEAARLADDFPHAHVQPDRIFTRDGRLFTSAGVTAGIDLCLSLVAEDCGHEIAVRVAKRLVVYIQREGGQSQYSPYIGIRKGQDPIIGKVHRYVTEHLADTLSIEQLAKAVSVSRRTFSRLFAKYAKVTPSAFVEQVRVDAARKMLEETDAPLKTVAFKCGFHSATHMRTTFARRLDVTPRQYRQRFRGDAEDRQPWTCNSAGERVVSNLEEEMA